TGATGGCAACGAAAAACAGTCGGCCAAAACCGGTACCAACGGGGTGTATGACATTTCCTTCCCTCGAGATGAAGTGTCCGAAGCGACCCAGGCGGCTTCGCCTTTGATTGCCGTGATGGTCCCCGGCCTGGCGAACAATCCCAACACCACACTCGATATCGATCTCGGTTTGGGGGATGGCCCACAGGTGACCCACGCAGGGTTTGTGATGCGTCAGGTGCCGGGCAAGACGGGGCCGATCAACCCGCTCACAACCTTGGTGGCCGCTGGTGTCGCGGGGGGCATGACCGAGGCGACCGCGCGAGGCAATGTGGCGATTCAGCTGGCGATCGCTGAAGCGAAGATCGACAACTACCAGGATGATTCACCCATCCACGTCGGAGGGCTGACCGACAACGCCCGACTGATGGCTGGGGTGACCCAAGGCGTACTGGAAGATGGCATACCTTTGGAGGTGGGCGATCAGAATGCCTCCAGCGCGGAACAGCAGGGTGATTTGCGTAGCCTGCGGTACACCATGAATGGCTACCTCAGCTATCTGGATTTTTTGCTGCCAGCCAAAGCCGCAGGCACCCCGGGAATCACATTGCTGGACCGCCGGCTCACCTTTGTAGCGGGTTCGTCAGTGAATGCGGATGACTACAACCAAGCCTACCTGACCGATGCCGGGTGGCTGCGTTGCGACTACTTCGTGCCGATTCAAGCGACCCTGGGTGTGCCCAGTCGCAGCACCTTTTGCAACGCACAGCGTGCGGTAGGGGCGCGTTCGTATGCGAGTGTTGCAGGGAGGCCGATGGCTGAGGTGGTGACGCAGTTGCAGTCAGACCCATTGAACTTCATCAATACGGGTGGGCTGTCTACGGGCAACTTGCTTGCGGCATTGGGCAACGCACAGTTTCCATCAGGCAGCAGCGTGCGTTTGGGCACTTCATTGAACTTGAACCAACCGATTTACATCAACAGCATCAACACAGACGGCAGGCCACAAATCGAAGCCACCACGCTGGAGGCGCTTATCGCGGCCTGGCCAGCGGCGAGCGTGAACCTCAGCAATGGCGGCGGCACCCTGAGCCTGGGCTTGGGCAGCGGAGACTTCAAAAACCTGCGTGTGGCATTCACTGGAATCACCAGTGCAGCGGGTGGCTCAGTGCAGTTCTATGAATGCGACCTTGATTCGAATCAGCAAAATCCCTCGAGTTGCATCGCCACCAGTGCAGGCAGTTACGCCATCCAGACCATTCAAGGGGCCCGGGTGATGAGCTTTGCCGGCCATGCAGAAACCGTGATGAGCCACGTTCGCCACTATGTCGAGGTGAAAGCCGACCACCAGGCCAACAGTGTCATCGGCTCGGGGGATTGGGTGTTCCTGGCCCGGCAACTGAAGCCACACATCAGCTCTAACCAGTCTGAAAACAAGCGCCTGAACCGCACGGGCTGGTCGGCAATGAAGGCACAGTTGGGCTTGTAGGTGTACAGGTGGCGCACCACAGAAGTGGTTCGAGGGATGCTGTCGGCGCACGGGTTGCAGTCTGATCGCTGAAATACGGGTGGGCCAAGCTGGCCAGTGTCAAGCAGTCTGCAGTTCCAGATCGTTGGTGTCGATGATTGGCAACTGCCGACCGCGTTTGGCGCAGAGGTCGCATCCCTCTGGAGTCTTTTGGTCGAAAAAAAGCCCGCCCGCGAGATGCGGTGCGGGCTTTCAATCGAGCCGGTGAAAGGCTTGATCAGGGAGCTCGGAGCAGTCGAATGGCCGAGCTGGCGTTGCGGCTCAGGCCGGCAATGTTGCCGCTAGAGAAAGTTGCCGGCAGGGAGCGGTTGGTTTGGGCGTTGTATTCAATCGGTGTAGACGTCCAGGTCGAATTGGCAATCTGGCCTGGGAACGCATCGGTGTCGTTCGCTGCGTTGGTCTTTCTGCAATCCGCCAAAGAACCCAGCTCCTTGATCTGGCCTAACGCCGCCACCCGCTCTCAGCGAGTTTTGTGTGCCGCTGCCATGGCGTTCAGGTCGTTACGTGGTTGCCGCTCCAGGGTTGGCACTTTTGGCACCGGCGCGATATCCCTATCGCACCTGGAAGAACTGGGCGAAAGGGTCTGTTAACCCGGTGCCTGTATCGCCAGCACCGTAAACCAGCAGAAGGCGGCGGTGTACAGCCCGGCGAGCGTCCAGGTCACAGAGCCAGGGGAGCGGTCAATCCGGCCCTTGATGGCACGGTACATCCGGACATCGACCTCGCCGATGGGAATGCTGATCAGAAACGCTGCCGCGATGACCACATAAAACTGGGTGGCCACGGGCCGATCACCCATCAGCTCGTAAAGCGTTTTGATGACTGGCACGTGGCACAGATACAGTGCGTAACTGTATGAGCCAAGCTTGTCGCCCAGGTAGTTGAGTGCGGCCTTGGAACGGAGGAAATCCACACCTTTGAACTGGGTCAAGCTGTGAACAATGAGGGCTGAGCCTATGCCCATGCCCCAACGCACACCCACGACACTGTGCGATGCGCCGGCAATGAATACGGCGTAGGCAATGAGCGCAGCAAGGATGGGGTGGGGGCTGACCCGCTTGAGCACCAGCGGAAACAGCATCCCCAAGGCAAAGCTCACGTTGAGCGACACCAGTGGCAAGGTGTAGGGATGAAAAACATTCACGGCCGGGTTGTCTGGGGCCACGATGTTGTTCACCAGTATCAGCGCCAGCCAGCCGATCAGGAACGAGCTGGCCTGTGCCGTCTTCTTGAACAGAATCAAGAGGAAGACAAACATGTAGAACATGATCTCAAAGACCAGAGTCCATTCAATGCCCAATGGATAGCTGGTCTTCCCATACGGGAACAAGGTCATTGCGTGCAGGTCAAGCAAAGCGCGCGCAGGCGAAACGAAGCTGGCGAGCACCACCAGTGCAACCACGAGAAAGAATGCCGGGTAAATGCGGCCGATTCGATGCAGGAGAAACTGGGGCGCTGTCGATTTCGTCATGGCCGAGGCCATCAGGCTGCCCGACAGCGCAAAAAACAGCGAGACGCCCACCGAGCCATACCAGGTGGGAAAGCGCTCAAGCCCGTAGCTGCTTTGTTTGATCAGGTCGAGGTAGACACTGGCGTGGTAGATCAACACCATGGAAGCGGCCACAAAGCGCAGCCACTGCAGGCTGACGATCTTTTTTGAGGAGGTACGGACCCCTTCGAAGGGAGGTAGTGTCATGTGTCCTTGGTTCCTCGGGGCATTGGAAGGTGAAGCAAGACGGCGTGATTCGTCGGGGCACTGTGCGCTGGCTCGCACATATGAGCCACATGTGTCATTGGAGGCAGCGTTGGCGCTGATCAGCCCGTGATCCTACCCGAGCTGTTTGGGGTGGCTCTCGCCGAGGCTGTTGTCGATGTGCGTAGGGCCATCCCAGGCTCCGGGTAGGCCACGCCAAGGGTGGTGATCTCGCGCCTTTGAAGCGTGGTTCAGAGGCGTGCGTGGTGGCGTTGCCGCGAAGTGAAGCGGGAGTCAATCAATAATGGGCTTTCGTTTTCGCCTGACCACTTGCGCGTCAAACCGACCATGACCCCCACGCCCACTTCCGATCCCACTGCGCCCGACTCGAAACCCACCTGGGGCGAAACCCTGCGGGTGTACCTGGAGCCGGCAAGCCTGCGCATGTTGACGCTGGGCTTCTCCGCCGGTTTGCCACTGTTGCTGGTGCTGGGCACGCTGAGCTTTCGCTTGCGCGAGGCCGGTCTGGACCGCACCACCATTGGCTATCTCAGCTGGGTGGGGTTGGCTTATGGATTCAAATGGGTCTGGGCGCCGCTGGTGGACCGTTTGCCAATTCCCTTGCTCACCCGATGGTTGGGGCGGCGGCGCAGCTGGCTGCTGTTGTCGCAAGGCGCGATCATGGCCGCGCTGGTGGGCATGGCCCTGGCCGATCCACGCACCGAACTGACGCTGGTGATCTGGTGTGCGCTGGCGGTGGCGTTTGCTTCGGCCACGCAGGACATCGCGCTGGACGCCTTTCGCATCGAATCGGCAGACGCCAACCACCAGGGAGCCCTGGCCGCGACGTACCAGACCGGTTACCGCATCGCCATGATCTGGGCCGGCGCCGGGGTGTTGTGGCTCGCGGCCCGCGCTGAAGTCGTGCCTGTGGCCGATGCAGCGGCCAACGCTGTGCCGGGCGCGCTCTACCAGCAAGCCGCCTGGACCACGGCCTATCTGGTCATGGCCGCGAGCATGGTGGTCGGTGTGCTGACGGTGTTGTTCACCCGCGAGCCGGTCCGGATCGAGATGCCGCCTGCCCGCAACGCTGCCGAATGGTTGCGCAGTGCCTTGGTTGAGCCTTTTGCCGATTTCCTCAAGCGCTATGGCAAACAGGCGCTGTTGATCCTGGCGCTGATCGGTGTGTACCGCATCAGCGATGTGGTGATGGGCATCATGGCGAACCCGTTTTATGTCGATATGGGCTACACCAAAGACGAAGTGGCTGCGGTCACGAAGGTCTACGGCATCGTCATGACGCTGGTTGGCGCCTTCATTGGCGGCGCGTTGTCGCTGAGGCTGGGTGTGATGCGGGTGCTGATGCTGGGCGCGATACTGTCGGCCGCCAGCAATTTGCTGTTTGCCTGGCTGGCTGGCCATGGCCACGATGTGACGGCGTTGATTGCGGTGATTTCGGCAGACAACCTGAGCGCCGGCGTGGCCTCTGCGGCCTTCATTGCCTATTTGTCGAGTCTGACCAATGTGAAGTACTCGGCCACGCAATATGCGTTGTTCAGTTCCATGATGCTGCTGGCGCCGAAATGGTTGGCGGGGTTTTCAGGCGTGTTTGTCGATGCGCAGGGTTACGCAACCTTCTTCATCGCCACGGCACTGCTGGGTCTGCCCGTGCTGGTGCTGGTATGGCTGGCCACCAGGGCTATACCGCCGGCGGATCGGTCGCCAGAAGCGCCTTGAGCGCCCCCTTCTGA
This region of Hydrogenophaga crassostreae genomic DNA includes:
- a CDS encoding acyltransferase family protein; its protein translation is MTLPPFEGVRTSSKKIVSLQWLRFVAASMVLIYHASVYLDLIKQSSYGLERFPTWYGSVGVSLFFALSGSLMASAMTKSTAPQFLLHRIGRIYPAFFLVVALVVLASFVSPARALLDLHAMTLFPYGKTSYPLGIEWTLVFEIMFYMFVFLLILFKKTAQASSFLIGWLALILVNNIVAPDNPAVNVFHPYTLPLVSLNVSFALGMLFPLVLKRVSPHPILAALIAYAVFIAGASHSVVGVRWGMGIGSALIVHSLTQFKGVDFLRSKAALNYLGDKLGSYSYALYLCHVPVIKTLYELMGDRPVATQFYVVIAAAFLISIPIGEVDVRMYRAIKGRIDRSPGSVTWTLAGLYTAAFCWFTVLAIQAPG
- a CDS encoding AmpG family muropeptide MFS transporter; amino-acid sequence: MTPTPTSDPTAPDSKPTWGETLRVYLEPASLRMLTLGFSAGLPLLLVLGTLSFRLREAGLDRTTIGYLSWVGLAYGFKWVWAPLVDRLPIPLLTRWLGRRRSWLLLSQGAIMAALVGMALADPRTELTLVIWCALAVAFASATQDIALDAFRIESADANHQGALAATYQTGYRIAMIWAGAGVLWLAARAEVVPVADAAANAVPGALYQQAAWTTAYLVMAASMVVGVLTVLFTREPVRIEMPPARNAAEWLRSALVEPFADFLKRYGKQALLILALIGVYRISDVVMGIMANPFYVDMGYTKDEVAAVTKVYGIVMTLVGAFIGGALSLRLGVMRVLMLGAILSAASNLLFAWLAGHGHDVTALIAVISADNLSAGVASAAFIAYLSSLTNVKYSATQYALFSSMMLLAPKWLAGFSGVFVDAQGYATFFIATALLGLPVLVLVWLATRAIPPADRSPEAP